A stretch of the Phyllopteryx taeniolatus isolate TA_2022b chromosome 5, UOR_Ptae_1.2, whole genome shotgun sequence genome encodes the following:
- the LOC133478568 gene encoding long-chain fatty acid transport protein 2-like isoform X5, with product MLLWLILAAFAVYLSFRFPYHYQDVKYIVTLLRIRRKVFRYIQSNYTILEHFLETAKRQPHKPLLLFKDETFTYQDADRLSNQAARVLLQSGLVKQGDTVTLFVANEPMFAWLWLALFKLGCSAALLNSNIRSKSLLHCFKCSGAQVLLVAQDLQGAVEEVLPELLEQQVTVFFMGRTRTSAGMHSFTEKMSHASSEPIAPDLRSHMNMESPAVYVYTSGTTGLPKAAVLTHTKLWHMTMILRSCGLTSDDVLYISLPLYHTSGLVGFAGAIELGITVALKNKFSSSQFWDDCRKYNVTVVQYIGEIMRFICNTPKKPNDRSHKVRLAIGNGIRANVWRDFLSRFGNIRILELYGATEGNFVLVNYCGKIGAVGRDNFLYRWRNPFALIKYDVDQGEPLRDSSGLCIQVPKGKPGLLVSAISARTPFLGYARDLQQTEKKKLHDVLKKGDVYFNTGDLMLIDKDGFVYFQDRVGDTFRWKGENVSTNEVSDVITQAECVSEASVYGVEVPDNYAWKASKHRSKCDEISGWRDAPTPSERECFTTRSTYSNSLSHESMFECIGQ from the exons ATGCTCCTGTGGTTGATTCTCGCAGCCTTTGCGGTTTACCTTTCATTCCGCTTCCCTTACCATTACCAGGACGTCAAATACATCGTGACACTTCTGCGGATACGGCGCAAAGTCTTCCGCTACATCCAGAGCAACTACACCATCCTGGAGCACTTTTTGGAGACGGCGAAAAGGCAGCCGCACAAGCCACTGCTCCTCTTCAAAGATGAGACGTTCACGTACCAGGACGCCGACCGGCTCAGCAACCAGGCCGCCAGGGTGCTGCTGCAAAGCGGCCTGGTGAAGCAAGGCGACACGGTGACTTTGTTCGTAGCCAACGAGCCCATGTTCGCGTGGCTCTGGTTGGCTCTGTTCAAGCTCGGATGTTCGGCGGCTCTCCTCAACTCCAACATCAGGTCCAAGTCTCTGCTGCACTGCTTCAAGTGCAGCGGCGCCCAAGTCCTGCTGGTGGCTCAAG ACTTGCAGGGCGCTGTGGAGGAGGTGCTACCAGAGCTTCTGGAGCAGCAGGTGACGGTGTTCTTCATGGGGCGCACACGCACCAGTGCGGGCATGCACAGCTTCACAGAAAAGATGAGCCACGCGTCATCTGAACCTATCGCCCCCGATTTGAGATCACATATGAACATGGAAAGTCCTGCTGTCTATGTGTATACCTCAGGGACGACAG GTCTCCCtaaggcagctgtgctaactcATACCAAACTGTGGCACATGACTATGATTCTCCGCTCGTGCGGATTGACCTCCGACGACGTGCTATATATCAGCCTCCCTCTCTATCACACCTCGGGACTTGTTGGATTCGCAGGAGCCATTGAGCTCG GTATCACAGTTGCCCTGAAGAATAAGTTCTCTTCATCTCAATTCTGGGATGACTGCAGGAAATACAACGTGACTGTCGTCCAGTACATTGGCGAAATAATGCGTTTCATCTGTAACACGCCAAAG AAACCCAACGACCGAAGTCACAAAGTAAGACTCGCAATCGGCAACGGCATCCGAGCCAACGTTTGGAGAGATTTCTTAAGCCGCTTTGGAAACATTCGAATCCTGGAGCTTTACGGCGCAACGGAGGGGAACTTTGTTTTGGTGAATTACTGCGGCAAGATCGGAGCTGTGGGACGAGACAACTTCTTGTACAGA TGGCGTAATCCCTTCGCACTGATCAAGTATGATGTGGACCAGGGGGAACCTCTGAGGGATTCATCAGGTCTCTGCATCCAGGTTCCCAAAG GCAAGCCTGGCCTACTGGTGTCTGCGATATCTGCGAGGACGCCATTCTTGGGCTACGCCAGAGATCTGCAGCAGACCGAGAAGAAGAAGCTGCACGACGTCTTAAAGAAAGGAGACGTCTACTTCAACACCGGCGACTTGATGCTCATCGACAAAGACGGCTTCGTTTACTTTCAAGACCGCGTTGGCGACACTTTCAG GTGGAAGGGAGAGAATGTGTCCACTAATGAAGTGTCTGATGTCATCACTCAGGCTGAGTGCGTTTCTGAGGCCAGCGTGTACGGCGTGGAAGTGCCAG ACAATTATGCCTGGAAGGCCTCCAAACATCGGTCAAAATGCGATGAGA tttcTGGATGGAGAGATGCACCGACTCCCAGTGAACGTGAATGCTTCACCACTCGAAGCACGTACAGCAACTCGTTGAGCCATGAATCAATGTTTGAATGCATTGG GCAATGA
- the LOC133478568 gene encoding long-chain fatty acid transport protein 2-like isoform X1 encodes MLLWLILAAFAVYLSFRFPYHYQDVKYIVTLLRIRRKVFRYIQSNYTILEHFLETAKRQPHKPLLLFKDETFTYQDADRLSNQAARVLLQSGLVKQGDTVTLFVANEPMFAWLWLALFKLGCSAALLNSNIRSKSLLHCFKCSGAQVLLVAQDLQGAVEEVLPELLEQQVTVFFMGRTRTSAGMHSFTEKMSHASSEPIAPDLRSHMNMESPAVYVYTSGTTGLPKAAVLTHTKLWHMTMILRSCGLTSDDVLYISLPLYHTSGLVGFAGAIELGITVALKNKFSSSQFWDDCRKYNVTVVQYIGEIMRFICNTPKKPNDRSHKVRLAIGNGIRANVWRDFLSRFGNIRILELYGATEGNFVLVNYCGKIGAVGRDNFLYRWRNPFALIKYDVDQGEPLRDSSGLCIQVPKGKPGLLVSAISARTPFLGYARDLQQTEKKKLHDVLKKGDVYFNTGDLMLIDKDGFVYFQDRVGDTFRWKGENVSTNEVSDVITQAECVSEASVYGVEVPDNYAWKASKHRSKCDEISGWRDAPTPSERECFTTRSNEGRVGMAAIALKDGHTFDSVGVFEHLESFLPNYARPRFIRIQSSLDVTGTFKLVKAKLVQEGFNPSAIMDPLYFLDDKEKKYVPLTMDIVRAVISGNIKI; translated from the exons ATGCTCCTGTGGTTGATTCTCGCAGCCTTTGCGGTTTACCTTTCATTCCGCTTCCCTTACCATTACCAGGACGTCAAATACATCGTGACACTTCTGCGGATACGGCGCAAAGTCTTCCGCTACATCCAGAGCAACTACACCATCCTGGAGCACTTTTTGGAGACGGCGAAAAGGCAGCCGCACAAGCCACTGCTCCTCTTCAAAGATGAGACGTTCACGTACCAGGACGCCGACCGGCTCAGCAACCAGGCCGCCAGGGTGCTGCTGCAAAGCGGCCTGGTGAAGCAAGGCGACACGGTGACTTTGTTCGTAGCCAACGAGCCCATGTTCGCGTGGCTCTGGTTGGCTCTGTTCAAGCTCGGATGTTCGGCGGCTCTCCTCAACTCCAACATCAGGTCCAAGTCTCTGCTGCACTGCTTCAAGTGCAGCGGCGCCCAAGTCCTGCTGGTGGCTCAAG ACTTGCAGGGCGCTGTGGAGGAGGTGCTACCAGAGCTTCTGGAGCAGCAGGTGACGGTGTTCTTCATGGGGCGCACACGCACCAGTGCGGGCATGCACAGCTTCACAGAAAAGATGAGCCACGCGTCATCTGAACCTATCGCCCCCGATTTGAGATCACATATGAACATGGAAAGTCCTGCTGTCTATGTGTATACCTCAGGGACGACAG GTCTCCCtaaggcagctgtgctaactcATACCAAACTGTGGCACATGACTATGATTCTCCGCTCGTGCGGATTGACCTCCGACGACGTGCTATATATCAGCCTCCCTCTCTATCACACCTCGGGACTTGTTGGATTCGCAGGAGCCATTGAGCTCG GTATCACAGTTGCCCTGAAGAATAAGTTCTCTTCATCTCAATTCTGGGATGACTGCAGGAAATACAACGTGACTGTCGTCCAGTACATTGGCGAAATAATGCGTTTCATCTGTAACACGCCAAAG AAACCCAACGACCGAAGTCACAAAGTAAGACTCGCAATCGGCAACGGCATCCGAGCCAACGTTTGGAGAGATTTCTTAAGCCGCTTTGGAAACATTCGAATCCTGGAGCTTTACGGCGCAACGGAGGGGAACTTTGTTTTGGTGAATTACTGCGGCAAGATCGGAGCTGTGGGACGAGACAACTTCTTGTACAGA TGGCGTAATCCCTTCGCACTGATCAAGTATGATGTGGACCAGGGGGAACCTCTGAGGGATTCATCAGGTCTCTGCATCCAGGTTCCCAAAG GCAAGCCTGGCCTACTGGTGTCTGCGATATCTGCGAGGACGCCATTCTTGGGCTACGCCAGAGATCTGCAGCAGACCGAGAAGAAGAAGCTGCACGACGTCTTAAAGAAAGGAGACGTCTACTTCAACACCGGCGACTTGATGCTCATCGACAAAGACGGCTTCGTTTACTTTCAAGACCGCGTTGGCGACACTTTCAG GTGGAAGGGAGAGAATGTGTCCACTAATGAAGTGTCTGATGTCATCACTCAGGCTGAGTGCGTTTCTGAGGCCAGCGTGTACGGCGTGGAAGTGCCAG ACAATTATGCCTGGAAGGCCTCCAAACATCGGTCAAAATGCGATGAGA tttcTGGATGGAGAGATGCACCGACTCCCAGTGAACGTGAATGCTTCACCACTCGAA GCAATGAGGGGAGAGTAGGCATGGCGGCCATAGCTCTCAAAGACGGACATACGTTTGACTCCGTGGGCGTCTTCGAGCACCTTGAAAGCTTCCTGCCGAACTACGCCAGGCCGCGTTTTATAAGGATTCAG AGCTCTTTGGATGTCACAGGAACATTCAAGCTTGTGAAGGCCAAACTGGTTCAGGAGGGCTTCAACCCTTCCGCCATCATGGATCCTCTCTATTTTCTGgatgacaaggagaagaaaTATGTGCCACTTACAATGGATATAGTGCGTGCAGTTATATCAGGCAATATCAAAATCTAA
- the LOC133478568 gene encoding long-chain fatty acid transport protein 2-like isoform X2 yields MFGATEDVKYIVTLLRIRRKVFRYIQSNYTILEHFLETAKRQPHKPLLLFKDETFTYQDADRLSNQAARVLLQSGLVKQGDTVTLFVANEPMFAWLWLALFKLGCSAALLNSNIRSKSLLHCFKCSGAQVLLVAQDLQGAVEEVLPELLEQQVTVFFMGRTRTSAGMHSFTEKMSHASSEPIAPDLRSHMNMESPAVYVYTSGTTGLPKAAVLTHTKLWHMTMILRSCGLTSDDVLYISLPLYHTSGLVGFAGAIELGITVALKNKFSSSQFWDDCRKYNVTVVQYIGEIMRFICNTPKKPNDRSHKVRLAIGNGIRANVWRDFLSRFGNIRILELYGATEGNFVLVNYCGKIGAVGRDNFLYRWRNPFALIKYDVDQGEPLRDSSGLCIQVPKGKPGLLVSAISARTPFLGYARDLQQTEKKKLHDVLKKGDVYFNTGDLMLIDKDGFVYFQDRVGDTFRWKGENVSTNEVSDVITQAECVSEASVYGVEVPDNYAWKASKHRSKCDEISGWRDAPTPSERECFTTRSNEGRVGMAAIALKDGHTFDSVGVFEHLESFLPNYARPRFIRIQSSLDVTGTFKLVKAKLVQEGFNPSAIMDPLYFLDDKEKKYVPLTMDIVRAVISGNIKI; encoded by the exons ATGTTTGGTGCAACTGAG GACGTCAAATACATCGTGACACTTCTGCGGATACGGCGCAAAGTCTTCCGCTACATCCAGAGCAACTACACCATCCTGGAGCACTTTTTGGAGACGGCGAAAAGGCAGCCGCACAAGCCACTGCTCCTCTTCAAAGATGAGACGTTCACGTACCAGGACGCCGACCGGCTCAGCAACCAGGCCGCCAGGGTGCTGCTGCAAAGCGGCCTGGTGAAGCAAGGCGACACGGTGACTTTGTTCGTAGCCAACGAGCCCATGTTCGCGTGGCTCTGGTTGGCTCTGTTCAAGCTCGGATGTTCGGCGGCTCTCCTCAACTCCAACATCAGGTCCAAGTCTCTGCTGCACTGCTTCAAGTGCAGCGGCGCCCAAGTCCTGCTGGTGGCTCAAG ACTTGCAGGGCGCTGTGGAGGAGGTGCTACCAGAGCTTCTGGAGCAGCAGGTGACGGTGTTCTTCATGGGGCGCACACGCACCAGTGCGGGCATGCACAGCTTCACAGAAAAGATGAGCCACGCGTCATCTGAACCTATCGCCCCCGATTTGAGATCACATATGAACATGGAAAGTCCTGCTGTCTATGTGTATACCTCAGGGACGACAG GTCTCCCtaaggcagctgtgctaactcATACCAAACTGTGGCACATGACTATGATTCTCCGCTCGTGCGGATTGACCTCCGACGACGTGCTATATATCAGCCTCCCTCTCTATCACACCTCGGGACTTGTTGGATTCGCAGGAGCCATTGAGCTCG GTATCACAGTTGCCCTGAAGAATAAGTTCTCTTCATCTCAATTCTGGGATGACTGCAGGAAATACAACGTGACTGTCGTCCAGTACATTGGCGAAATAATGCGTTTCATCTGTAACACGCCAAAG AAACCCAACGACCGAAGTCACAAAGTAAGACTCGCAATCGGCAACGGCATCCGAGCCAACGTTTGGAGAGATTTCTTAAGCCGCTTTGGAAACATTCGAATCCTGGAGCTTTACGGCGCAACGGAGGGGAACTTTGTTTTGGTGAATTACTGCGGCAAGATCGGAGCTGTGGGACGAGACAACTTCTTGTACAGA TGGCGTAATCCCTTCGCACTGATCAAGTATGATGTGGACCAGGGGGAACCTCTGAGGGATTCATCAGGTCTCTGCATCCAGGTTCCCAAAG GCAAGCCTGGCCTACTGGTGTCTGCGATATCTGCGAGGACGCCATTCTTGGGCTACGCCAGAGATCTGCAGCAGACCGAGAAGAAGAAGCTGCACGACGTCTTAAAGAAAGGAGACGTCTACTTCAACACCGGCGACTTGATGCTCATCGACAAAGACGGCTTCGTTTACTTTCAAGACCGCGTTGGCGACACTTTCAG GTGGAAGGGAGAGAATGTGTCCACTAATGAAGTGTCTGATGTCATCACTCAGGCTGAGTGCGTTTCTGAGGCCAGCGTGTACGGCGTGGAAGTGCCAG ACAATTATGCCTGGAAGGCCTCCAAACATCGGTCAAAATGCGATGAGA tttcTGGATGGAGAGATGCACCGACTCCCAGTGAACGTGAATGCTTCACCACTCGAA GCAATGAGGGGAGAGTAGGCATGGCGGCCATAGCTCTCAAAGACGGACATACGTTTGACTCCGTGGGCGTCTTCGAGCACCTTGAAAGCTTCCTGCCGAACTACGCCAGGCCGCGTTTTATAAGGATTCAG AGCTCTTTGGATGTCACAGGAACATTCAAGCTTGTGAAGGCCAAACTGGTTCAGGAGGGCTTCAACCCTTCCGCCATCATGGATCCTCTCTATTTTCTGgatgacaaggagaagaaaTATGTGCCACTTACAATGGATATAGTGCGTGCAGTTATATCAGGCAATATCAAAATCTAA
- the LOC133478568 gene encoding long-chain fatty acid transport protein 2-like isoform X3, translated as MLLWLILAAFAVYLSFRFPYHYQDVKYIVTLLRIRRKVFRYIQSNYTILEHFLETAKRQPHKPLLLFKDETFTYQDADRLSNQAARVLLQSGLVKQGDTVTLFVANEPMFAWLWLALFKLGCSAALLNSNIRSKSLLHCFKCSGAQVLLVAQDLQGAVEEVLPELLEQQVTVFFMGRTRTSAGMHSFTEKMSHASSEPIAPDLRSHMNMESPAVYVYTSGTTGLPKAAVLTHTKLWHMTMILRSCGLTSDDVLYISLPLYHTSGLVGFAGAIELGITVALKNKFSSSQFWDDCRKYNVTVVQYIGEIMRFICNTPKKPNDRSHKVRLAIGNGIRANVWRDFLSRFGNIRILELYGATEGNFVLVNYCGKIGAVGRDNFLYRWRNPFALIKYDVDQGEPLRDSSGLCIQVPKGKPGLLVSAISARTPFLGYARDLQQTEKKKLHDVLKKGDVYFNTGDLMLIDKDGFVYFQDRVGDTFRWKGENVSTNEVSDVITQAECVSEASVYGVEVPDNYAWKASKHRSKCDESNEGRVGMAAIALKDGHTFDSVGVFEHLESFLPNYARPRFIRIQSSLDVTGTFKLVKAKLVQEGFNPSAIMDPLYFLDDKEKKYVPLTMDIVRAVISGNIKI; from the exons ATGCTCCTGTGGTTGATTCTCGCAGCCTTTGCGGTTTACCTTTCATTCCGCTTCCCTTACCATTACCAGGACGTCAAATACATCGTGACACTTCTGCGGATACGGCGCAAAGTCTTCCGCTACATCCAGAGCAACTACACCATCCTGGAGCACTTTTTGGAGACGGCGAAAAGGCAGCCGCACAAGCCACTGCTCCTCTTCAAAGATGAGACGTTCACGTACCAGGACGCCGACCGGCTCAGCAACCAGGCCGCCAGGGTGCTGCTGCAAAGCGGCCTGGTGAAGCAAGGCGACACGGTGACTTTGTTCGTAGCCAACGAGCCCATGTTCGCGTGGCTCTGGTTGGCTCTGTTCAAGCTCGGATGTTCGGCGGCTCTCCTCAACTCCAACATCAGGTCCAAGTCTCTGCTGCACTGCTTCAAGTGCAGCGGCGCCCAAGTCCTGCTGGTGGCTCAAG ACTTGCAGGGCGCTGTGGAGGAGGTGCTACCAGAGCTTCTGGAGCAGCAGGTGACGGTGTTCTTCATGGGGCGCACACGCACCAGTGCGGGCATGCACAGCTTCACAGAAAAGATGAGCCACGCGTCATCTGAACCTATCGCCCCCGATTTGAGATCACATATGAACATGGAAAGTCCTGCTGTCTATGTGTATACCTCAGGGACGACAG GTCTCCCtaaggcagctgtgctaactcATACCAAACTGTGGCACATGACTATGATTCTCCGCTCGTGCGGATTGACCTCCGACGACGTGCTATATATCAGCCTCCCTCTCTATCACACCTCGGGACTTGTTGGATTCGCAGGAGCCATTGAGCTCG GTATCACAGTTGCCCTGAAGAATAAGTTCTCTTCATCTCAATTCTGGGATGACTGCAGGAAATACAACGTGACTGTCGTCCAGTACATTGGCGAAATAATGCGTTTCATCTGTAACACGCCAAAG AAACCCAACGACCGAAGTCACAAAGTAAGACTCGCAATCGGCAACGGCATCCGAGCCAACGTTTGGAGAGATTTCTTAAGCCGCTTTGGAAACATTCGAATCCTGGAGCTTTACGGCGCAACGGAGGGGAACTTTGTTTTGGTGAATTACTGCGGCAAGATCGGAGCTGTGGGACGAGACAACTTCTTGTACAGA TGGCGTAATCCCTTCGCACTGATCAAGTATGATGTGGACCAGGGGGAACCTCTGAGGGATTCATCAGGTCTCTGCATCCAGGTTCCCAAAG GCAAGCCTGGCCTACTGGTGTCTGCGATATCTGCGAGGACGCCATTCTTGGGCTACGCCAGAGATCTGCAGCAGACCGAGAAGAAGAAGCTGCACGACGTCTTAAAGAAAGGAGACGTCTACTTCAACACCGGCGACTTGATGCTCATCGACAAAGACGGCTTCGTTTACTTTCAAGACCGCGTTGGCGACACTTTCAG GTGGAAGGGAGAGAATGTGTCCACTAATGAAGTGTCTGATGTCATCACTCAGGCTGAGTGCGTTTCTGAGGCCAGCGTGTACGGCGTGGAAGTGCCAG ACAATTATGCCTGGAAGGCCTCCAAACATCGGTCAAAATGCGATGAGA GCAATGAGGGGAGAGTAGGCATGGCGGCCATAGCTCTCAAAGACGGACATACGTTTGACTCCGTGGGCGTCTTCGAGCACCTTGAAAGCTTCCTGCCGAACTACGCCAGGCCGCGTTTTATAAGGATTCAG AGCTCTTTGGATGTCACAGGAACATTCAAGCTTGTGAAGGCCAAACTGGTTCAGGAGGGCTTCAACCCTTCCGCCATCATGGATCCTCTCTATTTTCTGgatgacaaggagaagaaaTATGTGCCACTTACAATGGATATAGTGCGTGCAGTTATATCAGGCAATATCAAAATCTAA
- the LOC133478568 gene encoding long-chain fatty acid transport protein 2-like isoform X4: MLLWLILAAFAVYLSFRFPYHYQDVKYIVTLLRIRRKVFRYIQSNYTILEHFLETAKRQPHKPLLLFKDETFTYQDADRLSNQAARVLLQSGLVKQGDTVTLFVANEPMFAWLWLALFKLGCSAALLNSNIRSKSLLHCFKCSGAQVLLVAQDLQGAVEEVLPELLEQQVTVFFMGRTRTSAGMHSFTEKMSHASSEPIAPDLRSHMNMESPAVYVYTSGTTGLPKAAVLTHTKLWHMTMILRSCGLTSDDVLYISLPLYHTSGLVGFAGAIELGITVALKNKFSSSQFWDDCRKYNVTVVQYIGEIMRFICNTPKKPNDRSHKVRLAIGNGIRANVWRDFLSRFGNIRILELYGATEGNFVLVNYCGKIGAVGRDNFLYRWRNPFALIKYDVDQGEPLRDSSGLCIQVPKGKPGLLVSAISARTPFLGYARDLQQTEKKKLHDVLKKGDVYFNTGDLMLIDKDGFVYFQDRVGDTFRWKGENVSTNEVSDVITQAECVSEASVYGVEVPGNEGRVGMAAIALKDGHTFDSVGVFEHLESFLPNYARPRFIRIQSSLDVTGTFKLVKAKLVQEGFNPSAIMDPLYFLDDKEKKYVPLTMDIVRAVISGNIKI, from the exons ATGCTCCTGTGGTTGATTCTCGCAGCCTTTGCGGTTTACCTTTCATTCCGCTTCCCTTACCATTACCAGGACGTCAAATACATCGTGACACTTCTGCGGATACGGCGCAAAGTCTTCCGCTACATCCAGAGCAACTACACCATCCTGGAGCACTTTTTGGAGACGGCGAAAAGGCAGCCGCACAAGCCACTGCTCCTCTTCAAAGATGAGACGTTCACGTACCAGGACGCCGACCGGCTCAGCAACCAGGCCGCCAGGGTGCTGCTGCAAAGCGGCCTGGTGAAGCAAGGCGACACGGTGACTTTGTTCGTAGCCAACGAGCCCATGTTCGCGTGGCTCTGGTTGGCTCTGTTCAAGCTCGGATGTTCGGCGGCTCTCCTCAACTCCAACATCAGGTCCAAGTCTCTGCTGCACTGCTTCAAGTGCAGCGGCGCCCAAGTCCTGCTGGTGGCTCAAG ACTTGCAGGGCGCTGTGGAGGAGGTGCTACCAGAGCTTCTGGAGCAGCAGGTGACGGTGTTCTTCATGGGGCGCACACGCACCAGTGCGGGCATGCACAGCTTCACAGAAAAGATGAGCCACGCGTCATCTGAACCTATCGCCCCCGATTTGAGATCACATATGAACATGGAAAGTCCTGCTGTCTATGTGTATACCTCAGGGACGACAG GTCTCCCtaaggcagctgtgctaactcATACCAAACTGTGGCACATGACTATGATTCTCCGCTCGTGCGGATTGACCTCCGACGACGTGCTATATATCAGCCTCCCTCTCTATCACACCTCGGGACTTGTTGGATTCGCAGGAGCCATTGAGCTCG GTATCACAGTTGCCCTGAAGAATAAGTTCTCTTCATCTCAATTCTGGGATGACTGCAGGAAATACAACGTGACTGTCGTCCAGTACATTGGCGAAATAATGCGTTTCATCTGTAACACGCCAAAG AAACCCAACGACCGAAGTCACAAAGTAAGACTCGCAATCGGCAACGGCATCCGAGCCAACGTTTGGAGAGATTTCTTAAGCCGCTTTGGAAACATTCGAATCCTGGAGCTTTACGGCGCAACGGAGGGGAACTTTGTTTTGGTGAATTACTGCGGCAAGATCGGAGCTGTGGGACGAGACAACTTCTTGTACAGA TGGCGTAATCCCTTCGCACTGATCAAGTATGATGTGGACCAGGGGGAACCTCTGAGGGATTCATCAGGTCTCTGCATCCAGGTTCCCAAAG GCAAGCCTGGCCTACTGGTGTCTGCGATATCTGCGAGGACGCCATTCTTGGGCTACGCCAGAGATCTGCAGCAGACCGAGAAGAAGAAGCTGCACGACGTCTTAAAGAAAGGAGACGTCTACTTCAACACCGGCGACTTGATGCTCATCGACAAAGACGGCTTCGTTTACTTTCAAGACCGCGTTGGCGACACTTTCAG GTGGAAGGGAGAGAATGTGTCCACTAATGAAGTGTCTGATGTCATCACTCAGGCTGAGTGCGTTTCTGAGGCCAGCGTGTACGGCGTGGAAGTGCCAG GCAATGAGGGGAGAGTAGGCATGGCGGCCATAGCTCTCAAAGACGGACATACGTTTGACTCCGTGGGCGTCTTCGAGCACCTTGAAAGCTTCCTGCCGAACTACGCCAGGCCGCGTTTTATAAGGATTCAG AGCTCTTTGGATGTCACAGGAACATTCAAGCTTGTGAAGGCCAAACTGGTTCAGGAGGGCTTCAACCCTTCCGCCATCATGGATCCTCTCTATTTTCTGgatgacaaggagaagaaaTATGTGCCACTTACAATGGATATAGTGCGTGCAGTTATATCAGGCAATATCAAAATCTAA